TACACTTGTAATCATTTTCTTTAAATAGCTTAATTAATATTGCAACTACATAGATTAAACTTCTATTTAACTCTGTAAATTTATCCGGTCTCAGCAATGTCATCACCGTTTTCTCCAATGTGACATATGTAATACATAAAATGTATTACCACAGTCACCATTTCCTCATTCTCTAAGACCTCTATATCATTAGAGTTTAAAAATCTATCAATAATATCATTTATTACTTCGCTAAAAAATTCCTTTTCTCTTTTTATTTCAGGTATTTTTCTATTGATGGTCTTCTTAATATTATTGTATGATTTCTTTAACTTTTTATTACGAGGGTCAGCCAATATATCCTTAATAGCCTTAAAAAAAATACTGCTTTCAATTATGACTTTGTTGTAGTCATTACAGCCTTTTTCTTCTAAATTATTAATGGTATTTTTCGCTACAATGTTTATCCTCTTTAATCCATCGTCTTCAACACCTTGATTAGGCTCCGAGTCATCTTCAAGCTCTAACTCCAAAAAGTCTATTACCTTTTTTAGGTTATATGGATTAATAACGTCACTTCTCTTATGTATAACGTTTTGGTTATATACATTGCCATCATTGTTATAAACTGGGCTATAATCACCTTTTGTAGTATTTTTACTTCC
The genomic region above belongs to Virgibacillus doumboii and contains:
- a CDS encoding ABC-three component system protein translates to MTGSKNTTKGDYSPVYNNDGNVYNQNVIHKRSDVINPYNLKKVIDFLELELEDDSEPNQGVEDDGLKRINIVAKNTINNLEEKGCNDYNKVIIESSIFFKAIKDILADPRNKKLKKSYNNIKKTINRKIPEIKREKEFFSEVINDIIDRFLNSNDIEVLENEEMVTVVIHFMYYICHIGENGDDIAETG